TGGAGAGATTTTTTCTTCTCAGGTATTCAAGAGAAATATTCAGGTTTTTGAGAATATTCTTTGAAAGAACAAGGCAGTACTTCCAGTTATCTCCTTCAGGTGTCTTGGAATCCACATAAAGATAATGTTAGGTCTTAGGGTGTGTCTCTGGAGGAATGAATGGTGGTCTGAAAATGTTATGGAACATAGTTTTGTATAGACAGTTGTGGGACGATAACATCGAGAGTGATTTTACCCCGTTAGAAAATGCCCTGTGGCTTGCCACAGGGTTATTCCTTATTTTACGAACACGGGGTTTAATGCCCCGTGTGAGTTTTCTAACGGGGTTTACAGATTTAAAGAAAAGAAGGCTGGATCATTCAGTCAGGATAGAGGGCAGGGAGTATTTTAAATAAGGAATGCCTTATCAAGGAAAAGATTAAATCACCGTGCCAGTCAAATCTGGCATTCTGGTGTATAAGATCCATAACTCCATTATTCATTGCAATTTTTAAAAACTTGTCAATCTGCTCGTCATTTAGCAGTGAGAAAAACCTGCGAAGCATATAACCGGTTTTTATCTTTTTTGCACATTAATATAGTCCAGAAGATTTATCTCGTCATCATATTCTTGTCGGTCTTCCATATATTCTCCAGACATCTTCACCAACGTTACACGTTATCCGTTATTTGTTGCAGGTTTTGTTTTTAATGAGGCAGATAATTGCTATAACAATATAATAATGCAATTATTTTTTCAATGAGTTTTAGCTTGCATATTCTCTCTTACGATTTTGTAACTTCGCTCAGGCACATCCAATATACTGGCATGATTATAGGATGGGTTGTATGTTGGAACAAAGTCCTTCAAGAGGTTTCTTATCCATGCCCACTGTTTTCTCTGAATGACATTTTCAAACAACATAACCTTTTTCAGGATATGTTCGTCATTGTTGGACATATCTTTTACTATAAAAATTTTCGGATGAACTGTCGGCTCAATGCCTTCTGTATCAGTAAGAAGTTCTTCATAAAGTTTTTCCCCGGGCCTGATACCTGTAAAGACAATTGGAATGTCAATGTCAGGCTCAAGGCCATTAAGGCGAATTAATTCTTTGGCAATGTCCACAATCTTTATCTGCTCCCCCATATCCAGGTGAAATACCTCTCCTCCTTTCCCAATGGCTGCAGCCTGAAGTATTAGAATACACGCCTCAGGAACACTCATAAAATAACGTTTCATCTCTTGGTGAGTCACGGTCACCGGACCACCCCTTCGGATTTGCTCCTCAAATGTCGGAATTACGCTTCCACGACTACCTACAACATTCCCAAACCGAACAGAGATAAATCTGGTTTTTCCAAGAGAATTAAGCTCTCTTACGATTTTTTCTGCAACTTGCTTTGTGGCACCCATGATGTTTGTTGGTTTGACAGCCTTGTCTGTTGAAACCAGTACAAACTTCTTAGTTTCACAGGCAATGGCTGTTTCTGCCATAGTCTTTGTGCCGAAAATATTGACCCTAACAGCCTCCTCAGGATATTTTTCCATCATGGGGACATGTTTGTATGCTGCTGCATGGAATACCACATCTGGAAGAAATTCATTAAAAACAGTCTCTATCTTATGTCTGTCCCGGACATCAGCAACCACAGACACTATTTCAAAGCGGCTATGCTGGCTTAGTTCCAATTCAATATGATGCATCTCGGTCTCATCAATATCAAGGGCAATAATCTTTTTCGGTTCAAATGCCAATATCTGTCGCACCAATTCTGAGCCGATTGATCCTCCAGCGCCGGTAACTAATACAGTTTTCCCCTGGATAAAACTGTTTACAAATTTTTTATCAATGGATACCTGTTCCCTTCCTATGATATCTTCAACCCGAACTTCTTTGATATCAGACAGAGAGATATTCCAACTCACCAGTTCATTGAATCCCGGGATAGTTTTAATCTCTTTTACCGAAGATTCCCTGACATGAGAAAGGATACTACGGATATCACGAGACGAAGCCGAAGGGATAGCAAGGAGAACGAGATCCACCTTTAATTTTTCCACTATGCGTGCAATATTTTCTCTATTCCCCTGGACTTTAACTCCTTGAATATAAACACCTTGTTTCATAACATCATCGTCAATGAAACCAATAGGCACATAAGGACTGTCTTTCTGCCTTCGCATGTCACGAACTATTTGCTCCCCTGCATTGCCTGCACCGATGATGAGAGTCCGTTTTGTATCTGTCTGGTTTATCCCGCTTCGGATTTGTCCGTAAAACCTCTTTGACGACCTGAACATAGCTATAAACATGAGAGCAATACCATAATCAATGAGAGGAATAGAGCGTGGAAACCCTTTAAACAGACTATGTGACCAAAGCATAAAGATAATCCCAAGGAGGAAAAAGAGACTGACTGTATTAGCTTTTAAAATATCAAATAATTCATAAAAACCAACGTAGGACCAGCTCATGTGGTAAAGGCGGAACATAGCAAAGATAATGTATTTTACCGAAAGGAATACCAGCAAATAATTTAAAAATTTGTTTATGTATTGAGGTTCTATATTTCCGTCAAATCTCAGATAAAAGGCAAGATATAATGCTATTGACAGCAAAAGCCCATCACCCAATATAAAAAAGACAGTCCGCCTGAGCTTTGACTTCCTTAGAAGAAATGCTTTGATAATTTTCCCAAAGTCCTGTACTGTCATCTTTTACCTTTAAATGCTAAAGCGTACAAGACTTTAAAGTCATTAACAGGAAAATTATGAGAGATACGCACTGGTGGTATATATTCAGCTACTCCATCTTCAATTTCAGAAGGCAGTGGTATTAGCTTGCCGAAAAAGATTCTTTTTAAAAGTTCCTTACCCTTCATTGTTTGAGGTATGAGATGAAGGGTGACTGCTGTTTTTTTGATGGCTAATATAGATTTATCTTTTATGGAATTAGTTTTTACGGGGCAGTCACCATACATCTCAATATTTATAAAACCATTCTCATTAAGAATTTCATATAACTCCAGAGTAGAAAAATATTTATGACTGTAAGGGCTCGGGTTAAATCCTGCCCAGTCTTTATTCACAGTGCAAATAATAAGTACTCCATTATCTCTTAATACTCTACGAGCCTCAGCAACAAACTTCTCTGGCTCATGAAGATAATAAATAGCCTCGTATAAAATTACTACATCAAAACTTTTATCTTTGAATGACAAATTATGTGCATCTAACAATTTGATTTCGATATTATTATGGCCATTGTAATGTTCAAGTGCGAGCTTTAGATTATTCTCATCTATATCTCCACCTACCACCCACTTTGCAACCTTAGCCAGATACCCAAGCCCTATACCTGAGCCGCATGCTACCTCAAGAACATCCTTGTTGTCACAGAACTCAGAGGCAAAACGATATCGGGTATATAATCTTGTGATTTGTTCTTGCGATGCTCTGGTATCTGGGGTTTCTGTAACCGTTGAATAATCGAATATAACCTGTTTATTTTGCATTATAAAACGCTTTTATGACACTGGAGACATATTCCACATG
The sequence above is a segment of the Nitrospirota bacterium genome. Coding sequences within it:
- a CDS encoding nucleoside-diphosphate sugar epimerase/dehydratase, translating into MTVQDFGKIIKAFLLRKSKLRRTVFFILGDGLLLSIALYLAFYLRFDGNIEPQYINKFLNYLLVFLSVKYIIFAMFRLYHMSWSYVGFYELFDILKANTVSLFFLLGIIFMLWSHSLFKGFPRSIPLIDYGIALMFIAMFRSSKRFYGQIRSGINQTDTKRTLIIGAGNAGEQIVRDMRRQKDSPYVPIGFIDDDVMKQGVYIQGVKVQGNRENIARIVEKLKVDLVLLAIPSASSRDIRSILSHVRESSVKEIKTIPGFNELVSWNISLSDIKEVRVEDIIGREQVSIDKKFVNSFIQGKTVLVTGAGGSIGSELVRQILAFEPKKIIALDIDETEMHHIELELSQHSRFEIVSVVADVRDRHKIETVFNEFLPDVVFHAAAYKHVPMMEKYPEEAVRVNIFGTKTMAETAIACETKKFVLVSTDKAVKPTNIMGATKQVAEKIVRELNSLGKTRFISVRFGNVVGSRGSVIPTFEEQIRRGGPVTVTHQEMKRYFMSVPEACILILQAAAIGKGGEVFHLDMGEQIKIVDIAKELIRLNGLEPDIDIPIVFTGIRPGEKLYEELLTDTEGIEPTVHPKIFIVKDMSNNDEHILKKVMLFENVIQRKQWAWIRNLLKDFVPTYNPSYNHASILDVPERSYKIVRENMQAKTH
- a CDS encoding class I SAM-dependent methyltransferase translates to MQNKQVIFDYSTVTETPDTRASQEQITRLYTRYRFASEFCDNKDVLEVACGSGIGLGYLAKVAKWVVGGDIDENNLKLALEHYNGHNNIEIKLLDAHNLSFKDKSFDVVILYEAIYYLHEPEKFVAEARRVLRDNGVLIICTVNKDWAGFNPSPYSHKYFSTLELYEILNENGFINIEMYGDCPVKTNSIKDKSILAIKKTAVTLHLIPQTMKGKELLKRIFFGKLIPLPSEIEDGVAEYIPPVRISHNFPVNDFKVLYALAFKGKR